The DNA region TACGGTCAGTATTTGTTGGTGTGTTAGTCTTTTCATGTGAACAATGAAGACTGAAGTTCAGGAATGAcctcctccctttcctttcctttgatttttagGCACTGAGAACTGCTCTTGATGCTGGAAAAGACCTCGGGATGCCAGATGGAGTTCTTATCAATGGAAAGGGaccttttcaattcaataatacCCTAGTACCTGATGGAATTCAGTATGAAACCATCAATGTTGATCCAGGTATATATTTTAAAGGCTTTTGCAACGATCATCCATCCTCCTTCCCAACACTCCATCCCTTTCAATCTTCACTTTGTTTTCACAGGTTATCTTGCTGTCTGACCATGAATATATAAACGTTGCATTTGGTCTTTTTCTGTTTTGCTTCGTTTTGTTTCATATTATTATTGTTTGATATGAACATTTGTTGACAATTCCATTCTACTATCATCCTTTTATGTACTACCTGTCTAATTTGGATACATTGAAGCATATTTCTCCCTGGTAAATATCACTAATGTTGATTAAGGAATTTGGATTTCCTAGTCTTTGGAATTGGAGACATGAAATGGTGAAACGTGTGGTGTGATATTATTATTTCTGTGATATATTTTGTATTCTCTCGGATGGTTGTTTCAAATTAATGTGTTTTACAGGAAAAACATACAGAATACGAGTGCACAACGTTGGTATTTCAACAAGTTTGAACTTTAGAATTCAGAATCACAATCTGGTTTTAGCTGAAACAGAGGGATATTATACAATGCAACAAAACTATACAAACTTAGACATTCATGTTGGACAGTCATATTCATTTCTTATTACCATGGATCAGAATGCCAGTAGTGATTACTACATCGTTGCAAGTGCGAGGTTTGTAAATGAATCACTTTGGCAAAGAGTTACTGGTGTTGCTGTCTTGCACTATTCCAACTCTAAAGGACCAGCAAGTGGTCCTCTCCCTGACCCTCCCAACGATTTTTATGACAAGACATGGTCGATGAACCAGGCATTGTCTATCAGgtttgtttttgaagatttaTATTCCTTCAAGATGTTGATTTCTTGTAACATGTCTTGTGGTAGAAAATGTTAAAAGTTTGCTATTGAGGAGCCATCATTTCTCTTATCTTAAATCAACTTGAACAGATGATCAGTTCTTGACTTAAATTTACAGAAATATTTAGATCACTGCCATAACGGATGATTCAGTTAGATGCTgtaaactatgccttgttttcgTTCGTGCATATATTGGATTTGCATTTTCCTCATTTCTTCCCCTTAATTGTTGGGTTTTAGGTAAATTCTCAGAGTAGTTCATTACTAGTTCATTCGTCTGAAGTCTTTGGCTTTCTTATTGCTAGGCAAAATGGATCTGCAAGTGGAGCTCGCCCTAATCCTCAGGGATCATTTCACTATGGTCAAATTAATGTCACTGATTTATACGTGATAAAGACTGTGCCACCACAGATAATTGGTGGGAAACTGCGAGCTACGCTGAATGGCATCTCATTTGCCAACCTTACTACACCAATCAGGCTTGCAGATAAGAACAATGTTAGAGGAGCCTATAAGCTTGATTTCCCCAATATGCCACTTAATAGAACCCCCCGAACAGACATATCTGTTATCAATGCTACATATAAGGGTTTTATTGAAATCATTTTCCAGAACAATGACACCGCAGTGCAGAGTTTTCATTTGGATGGATATTCCTTTTTTTTGGTTGGGtaagttttattttcatttgtatCGTTTTATATCAGCTACTTTGAAATTAGTTGGTGTTTAGAGAAAATGATTTGATGTGTGCAGGATGGGTTTTGGTGATTGGACTGAAAACAGCAGAAGTGCATATAATAAGTGGGATGCAATTACTCGATGCACTACACAGGTTTGTCTTTTGATCAGAAAATCTGTTGTTCTGATTCTTTATGATACCTTTTGCTTTTCAGCCGGTTATTATGCCCTTTCTTAAAAATCTAGAGAAGAAACTAAAtggaaaccctagaaaaaaAGTCCTGATGGCCGTGTAGCAAATATTTCGTGCATACATTCAAGTCAAATGCAAATGTGTAGATGTTTGATGATATCTGCTTTAGCATGTGACTTCTGAAATGATTGCTTACATGCTTATTGTCCAGTCTGTTCATGCATGGTATGAGGATGACTCTGGAATATGCTTGTTTTATGTCTTGCATGAAGTGTTTGTGTTTCTGTCCTGTGATTGTGTAGGTTTTCCCAGGGGCATGGACAGCAGTGCTTGTCTCACTTGACAATCCCGGAGCGTGGAATCTTAGAGCTCAAAACCTTGATAGATGGTACCTTGGCCAAGAGACATATCTGAGAATCGTTAATCCAGAGGAGAGCGGTGAAACAGAGTTTGGTGTGCCCGATAATGTTCTGTATTGTGGTGCCTTAGCCAGCAGGCAGAAGTATGCTTAACAATtctcactcctctctctctctctctctctctctctctctctctctctctctatgaaaattatcatttttattttctttctttggcaTCTTCAGGGAACAGAAGCACTCTTCTGCAACATCAATTTCCGGGGGAAGTTCGAGGCTGCTCATCTCTCTGCTGGTGGCATTCTTCACTTTGGTTTGTACTTTTAGATGATGAGTTAATTAATGGCGACGGTTGATTCCGAGCAGTGATGGCTTTTTCGTGCTGAATTGCTGGGTTGGTTGAAATACAGATGGTAGTTTTAGGTGTGCAAATCAAAGTGTGATGGTGGTAGATTTcgggttttgggtggttttagTGACAGATAAATGCTTGTTTGTGGCTTTTTCTGTGGCGATACTTCCCCTACCATAGCGTTGTAATAGGTCATTTCGTATCCAACATTCTTTTGTGCGTTTCTCTTGAAATTATGTGTACTCATGAATTGCAGTCTCATGATGTTTAACCCCATTATTCTCAATCAATATTTATACCATTTGACTTCATTTTTCTCTAGTTTCCcatgcgttttttttttttttttaatcttttctaaattttttttatgatgatTTTTATTTGTCCTTTGAGAATGTGGGCCTTGACCGGCCCACAAATTGTCAATATGTTTTTTATGATGATTTATTTCGGTCATTTCATGATTCATTCGGAAGTTATTGCCTCACCAACTATCTAATCAAATATGAGCTTTTTTTCAGgcgaattttttattttgctccCCCGCCTAGGAGGTATTATCACCCGCTTCCAGCTGTTGTtcacttgttttttatttttatttttgtacaaacgatattatctatctAAGGCGTGGAGAATGGGCTAAAtttcacaatggactagcaataatgtgattcaaattcgtctttggcgagaatcgaacctaagacttcttacttacaagtgaagagaaataccattaaagttatagtactaagtgacaactGTTGTTCACTTGTTTGAACTAGGGTTTTAAACCAAACTTGTAATCAGAGGATAGATGGGCCAATTTAGTTGAGATTCAATGGGGCGATCAACTCTTCTATTGTTGTCATCTTACAAGAAGATCTTATTAGCAtgtgaaaattttaattaaaaatcccGTGCTTTTTGAAAAACCACTTGAAAAGCACTTCCTAATCAACTAAATTAGTTTACGCTATAGCATTCGTTCGATCCCAACGAAATGGCGACTTTCTGAAACTGACGATAGGATCAAGGACTATGTGACCTAGAAAAGCAATGTTTAAGGGTAGGTCTAGGACGGGGACCCGATTCAGAAAGAGGTTAATTTGTGGGTTAATTGAATGATAGCAGTCACATGGACTAAGTATGATTACACTGGATATCATCCTTCTTTCACAAGCAAGAATTTCAGAAATATACAAAACCCTAATGACATATTTGCAATTAATTACCACCTTCTAAAGTCTTTTTCTGTTCATGTCATGCGTATGGGTAACATTTTCTTCTTACACTCATTAGTtcattcttttttcctttttaaattttaaaactaactATACGATTAATATTTACAAATACTGACTTATCCACAATAAGCTAATGGGTTAGAACGTAATATCTAACTAACTATAAGATATATAATATTCTCGCATTCATCTGAATCAAACataaaactttctataataatCAAATCAAGTAGAAATTAGGTGCCGCTAAACCAACTGATATACGAACTGATCACTTGTTCACTTGACTTTTCTATCCTAGGATACCCCATTGActtaattaatttcttctctTGTTCTCTTTGGAACATGCCTAATGAGTATGTCGCAGTCGCACCAAAACTTTCATTGCTTGAAAGGGACTGTCAAGTTTGACTTGGCAACAAGTAAATAATGAAATGATCTATCCAAATAAATAGGTAGCCAATGTCCTCAAATTTCCTTGCAACCGTTTGTTCGTTTCTCTTGCATGCAAATGCTACAAAATTCAGAGGGCATCTGGAGCTCTCAAAATCCCTACAATATAGAACTGATATCTATATTTAGCAACTGGGTGTATTTTATGCTTTGGTGCAAATTGCCTCCAGCTTATCTTTCTCACATATGTCCACGATCCCCATATATAGGTTAGTAGTTCATGttcttttttatgtatttttttcaaaaaagttCCAAGTTTAGTTGTAAGTTCAGCTTAAAATTTTCATCTGGGTCGGTTGCATGTTTCGTTTTCAAGTTAGAGatagtttttctttttgagCTCCTCATGGTAGTGCCAAATACATAAGAGAAGAGTGACATATATAAAAAGTTGATGAAGTAATGCATTAATAGACATTCTTCTCTCCCTTGATTTGCTCGTAGCTAGCTTAGAATTTGAGCATTAAGTTCTCAATAAAAttgtttcaacacaaaaactgaCGCACTTGTTGATTTGCTATTGGATGTGAATCTCACCAATATTAAAGGGTGTGTCAACAAGTATGTGATAATTTTGTGTGTCCAACTAGCATCACCCTTTAATTAGGGTGAGAAtaatgaagaaaatgaaactTTGCTATTGTATATAAGAGCCTATGAAACACGGCCATGTGTATAATCCACGTATTATAATATTACATCACAAGTTGTGAAGACCACATTTTGTAAACTACATCTAAACCGTCTCTCAAATAGAAGTAGGGTCCACAATCCAAGTAGGTTCCACTTCTATTAGAAGgataatttttatgtgatttagaAAAGGTGATCTCTCTAGCGCTTTCAATATTTTAATGCATTGACATGATATATACCATATAACCTTATTCCAGTACCTAATAAAAAATATACCTTTCAGTAAAACACATTAACTTTTCAGAGTCATACAAAATAACATTTCAAAGTCTATGACAACGAGGACCCAAAAATTAGCTATAGACCACTTCCAAACATCTGCCCTATCTAGTACTTATTAGAACATGCTAATTGATAAGAAATTTAATCTAAGCATACTCTGTCAGCGCTTAAAACCTACCTCTTGTGGTGCCGACTATATGGATACGTGTTCCTGCTGGTTGATTGAATTACATACTTGCCTTCTACGATTTAAAAAGAAGGAAATGTACTATAACTGCATTTGGCAAGCTTTACAGCAAAGCAAGTATTCATCATTCATGTAATGTATATATAACTTTATTATTCCATCTCTCATATCAGATATCATGATATAGACAGTAACCGGAGCACTCGATCGTCTTTCCACTAATGTTTTGGGTGCTAAATTTGTGAGCAGTCAATAGAAGAAACAACCATTCTGGTTAGGCAGATACATTATATAAAAGaactttttctcctttttagaGGAGTAATAGAGAAGGAGCAATAGAGAAATTCGAACTCGGAGTCTCGGATGCAAGGGTGAATATCCTTAACCAACTGAGCTACATGCTCCTTgcattattgaaaaaaattaaatacaaagatATAGAACTCCAACTATATATAGTAATATTAATATCATTCAGTTGACATACAAAGTAACATTTCTACAATCAATCGACCACCTGGTCGAGTTTGTTAACAGCGTACATGGCTGTTAGCTATAGGTAGCACATAATAAAGTCCCATGACATGCAAATAAACAATGCTTCATCAACTTCATTTCTTCAAGCAAACTCAGCTCCATGCACGGTCCGCTTGCTAACTAGATGTAGAAATTTCAAAGTGATGACTAATTTGATGGGGTTAACTTACTACTCAAACAAACAGAAGTTTAGAGTTTAATTAAGTTACAATGTTGATGCAGTAGTTTTATTATGTACAGGGAAATGTTGAGATCAATATCCTCTCGATTATCCCTAATGTACTTAAATCCTATGAtcagtatgtatatatatatatacacacacacatacactacTAAATGATTAATTTCATATGGTGTCGCTTCCTTACGAATGTTTGAGTATTAATCCATATTTGTCTAATACATAATATAGACATTTTATTAACAGGGCATGTAATATCATGAGTAGCTATTTCCCTTTGAGGCGTCATCCTGGCTAAGTTGTGAAGCTACAAACTTGTCCAGCGCTCGCCAATCAGTCAGTTGATCTACTGTTCGCTGATGATCATCATTACTATTGTTACCATAGACTACACCATGAAAGTTTTGGTCTTGATCTAATGGCTGAAAAGTGCAAGCGTGGTTAATGTCGATACCATATGCATGAGGTGCCATGGAGTTGGAGCTGCTCACAGCTGTGGCTGATGATGATTgaagtagttttgggcttccgAGAAGAGGGAGCTGGAAGAAGTGCTCGTGGGGAACCTGGAAGGGCAAGTGATCAAGCTCTTTCTTGCATGCATAACTAGGAAGCTGGTGGTATGGCACCATGTTCATGTTCATAGAGCTAGAGTTGTGCCCTGGTGAGTCCAAGTCTGGCATGAAGGAGACTTGGTCATCGTACCAACATGGTGACTCGTGTTcactcatcttatttctcatGCTTGCAATTTTCTTCTTGAATACTCTACATACAACCCATCCTTCTTCCTGCTTTAATTGCACAAGAATCGAGTTTGAACACAATGTAATAAGGAaatacaaaatttattttatcatCTCAACTGACCTTTAAGAGTGTACTATCTCTTGGTTAAAGTAGTACAATACATGATCAGTTAAGATGATACAAATATGGTGGCATGTACATTAAAAATTTAGAATATGTGCAATTTCAATTCTTGCCTGCGGAGTTCCATTTTCATCAGTTTCAAGGCGGTATTCATGCATAATCCAATCGGACTTCTGACCATTTGGGGCTCGACCCTTATAAAACACTAAGGTCTTCCTCATGCCAATTAAGTCATGCTTTGAATAAATGGCCTTGTCTCTTCCTGTGGCTTTCCAAAACCCTGCAGCTGTGGCTCTGTTTGTTCGAGTTCCAGTAGGATACTTCTTATCTTTATGGCTGAAAAAGTACCAATCGTTTTGCTCTTCTGTCCCTATTCTGCATATTTCTGTACTTACAGGTTTATGTAACTGATATTAGTTGTTGTCCAATTGATTAAATAAATTGAAGTTACTCCAATATCTTGGTTGTGATAATGTTTATATACCTTGAAGATCCCATGGCTCAATTTTATAGAGGTCGACATCTTTAATAACATCGAGGTCAATCCTTCTTGAAGTAACCTTTTTCCTGAGGTAGTAATCAACAAGTTCTTCATCCGTCGGATGGAACCGGAAACCAGGGGGAACGTGTGAAAAAGTTTCCATATTGTCCAGCTTTTGGTCTTCGGTCCTGAAATTTATTTGTCATACTGATCATAtaggcatgcatgcatgcaaagtTTTATCCTGAAACAATATTCAACCAACTGTAAATTGCCTTACACAACCCTAAGGAATCATCTCAATGGAATTTAATTTTCGTTAATTTTTGTGTACTTTAGCCCTAATCAAAGACATGTGTGCATGCCAAAAAAATAGATGATTATCAGAATGAGCTCGATGTAACATATGCAACATTTTCTTTGTAAGTAATCAATGGTGACTGATTTTGTCtgattttttcaacaaaatgagCTCGGATGAGTGATGATTGAGGTCGTTTAACGCTTCCGCTCGAAATTATTGAACTACTGGCTACTTAACTAAAAGTTCATTTGACCTAGCTAATGTGGGAAATTTATCGATCCATTGTGAAGTTGATAATGAAAAGTGTCATGTAATCATGAATATTCAATTAGATGAATGAACtcgtgaaaaaaaaagggttctTTTTGGGGAGTTCATTGTCAATGCTATGTAATTCACACAGAATATTTAATCTGATACAGAAAATGATGCTTCAGATGAGAAAAAACTTTTTCTGTATGGTAATCATAAATACTTTTGATAATCGATCTAGGTGCAGGCAAGAAAACATGAAAGAaatcaaaataacaaaactGATCATTCCAAATAAATTGTACTTTACTGTTATTGTTAATTGGATCAGAAGGTCGATGAGAATCCAGATCATGTAAAAAAGGAAAgccatattattatttttttcttgagaTACGGTTGATGAAGAACAAGTTTCTACCCTAGCAAACCCTCTTGTTCGAGCGGAAAATAACCGAAATTATAATATTGAAAAGCTAACCCACAAAGAATTCAACTCAAGAATACTTGGAGAACAAAGAAGTAGAATTtcatgaagagagagagagagagagagagagagagagagagcttacagaaaagaaaaatcttTAGATTTGCAGTCCACGGATCTGATCGGTTGTGTGTCAATCTTCCTCACGACTTCAAACTATAGAGGGAGCTGAACGGAGGTTACAGATATCAGGGAAGAAACAAGGACAGCCGAGCAGAAAATGTCAGTGATTTGTAAGATTTATATCAGTACTGCCCTCGGGAATTGAACACGAACTTGTTTTCTGGTCCCCAAAAACTTTATTGTCGACTTTTCTGGATTATTTGGATCCCGAGAAAATAAGAAAGACAAGCCAAGAAAATGGAAAAGTTGAGGA from Malus domestica chromosome 01, GDT2T_hap1 includes:
- the LOC103439384 gene encoding NAC domain-containing protein 7-like isoform X1, which encodes METFSHVPPGFRFHPTDEELVDYYLRKKVTSRRIDLDVIKDVDLYKIEPWDLQEICRIGTEEQNDWYFFSHKDKKYPTGTRTNRATAAGFWKATGRDKAIYSKHDLIGMRKTLVFYKGRAPNGQKSDWIMHEYRLETDENGTPQQEEGWVVCRVFKKKIASMRNKMSEHESPCWYDDQVSFMPDLDSPGHNSSSMNMNMVPYHQLPSYACKKELDHLPFQVPHEHFFQLPLLGSPKLLQSSSATAVSSSNSMAPHAYGIDINHACTFQPLDQDQNFHGVVYGNNSNDDHQRTVDQLTDWRALDKFVASQLSQDDASKGNSYS
- the LOC103439384 gene encoding NAC domain-containing protein 7-like isoform X2; protein product: METFSHVPPGFRFHPTDEELVDYYLRKKVTSRRIDLDVIKDVDLYKIEPWDLQEICRIGTEEQNDWYFFSHKDKKYPTGTRTNRATAAGFWKATGRDKAIYSKHDLIGMRKTLVFYKGRAPNGQKSDWIMHEYRLETDENGTPQEEGWVVCRVFKKKIASMRNKMSEHESPCWYDDQVSFMPDLDSPGHNSSSMNMNMVPYHQLPSYACKKELDHLPFQVPHEHFFQLPLLGSPKLLQSSSATAVSSSNSMAPHAYGIDINHACTFQPLDQDQNFHGVVYGNNSNDDHQRTVDQLTDWRALDKFVASQLSQDDASKGNSYS
- the LOC103439378 gene encoding monocopper oxidase-like protein SKS1 yields the protein MAALSRFSLFTLFSLTCIALLSTLCSAGDPYVFYDFRVSYITASPLGVPQRVIAVNGKFPGPPINATTNNNVVVNVHNELDENLLMTWSGVQMRRNSWQDGVLGTNCPIPPSWNWTYQFQVKDQIGSFFYFPSLNLQRASGGFGSFHINNRAEINVPFNLPAGDIFITIGDWYTQNHTALRTALDAGKDLGMPDGVLINGKGPFQFNNTLVPDGIQYETINVDPGKTYRIRVHNVGISTSLNFRIQNHNLVLAETEGYYTMQQNYTNLDIHVGQSYSFLITMDQNASSDYYIVASARFVNESLWQRVTGVAVLHYSNSKGPASGPLPDPPNDFYDKTWSMNQALSIRQNGSASGARPNPQGSFHYGQINVTDLYVIKTVPPQIIGGKLRATLNGISFANLTTPIRLADKNNVRGAYKLDFPNMPLNRTPRTDISVINATYKGFIEIIFQNNDTAVQSFHLDGYSFFLVGMGFGDWTENSRSAYNKWDAITRCTTQVFPGAWTAVLVSLDNPGAWNLRAQNLDRWYLGQETYLRIVNPEESGETEFGVPDNVLYCGALASRQKEQKHSSATSISGGSSRLLISLLVAFFTLVCTFR